One part of the Homo sapiens chromosome 19, GRCh38.p14 Primary Assembly genome encodes these proteins:
- the OR7D4 gene encoding olfactory receptor 7D4, producing the protein MEAENLTELSKFLLLGLSDDPELQPVLFGLFLSMYLVTVLGNLLIILAVSSDSHLHTPMYFFLSNLSFVDICFISTTVPKMLVSIQARSKDISYMGCLTQVYFLMMFAGMDTFLLAVMAYDRFVAICHPLHYTVIMNPCLCGLLVLASWFIIFWFSLVHILLMKRLTFSTGTEIPHFFCEPAQVLKVACSNTLLNNIVLYVATALLGVFPVAGILFSYSQIVSSLMGMSSTKGKYKAFSTCGSHLCVVSLFYGTGLGVYLSSAVTHSSQSSSTASVMYAMVTPMLNPFIYSLRNKDVKGALERLLSRADSCP; encoded by the coding sequence ATGGAAGCAGAAAACCTTACAGAATTATCAAAATTTCTCCTCCTGGGACTCTCAGATGATCCTGAACTGCAGCCCGTCCTCTTTGGGCTGTTCCTGTCCATGTACCTGGTCACGGTGCTGGGGAACCTGCTCATCATTCTGGCCGTCAGCTCTgactcccacctccacacccccatgtacttcttcctctccaacctgtcCTTTGTTGACATCTGTTTCATCTCCACCACAGTCCCCAAGATGCTAGTGAGCATCCAGGCACGGAGCAAAGACATCTCCTACATGGGGTGCCTCACTCAGGTGTATTTTTTAATGATGTTTGCTGGAATGGATACTTTCCTACTGGCCGTGATGGCCTATGACCGGTTTGTGGCCATCTGCCACCCACTGCACTACACGGTCATCATGAACCCCTGCCTCTGTGGCCTCCTGGTTCTGGCATCTTGGTTCATCATTTTCTGGTTCTCCCTGGTTCATATTCTACTGATGAAGAGGTTGACCTTCTCCACAGGCACTGAGATTCCGCATTTCTTCTGTGAACCGGCTCAGGTCCTCAAGGTGGCCTGCTCTAACACCCTCCTCAATAACATTGTCTTGTATGTGGCCACGGCACTGCTGGGTGTGTTTCCTGTAGCTGGGATCCTCTTCTCCTACTCTCAGATTGTCTCCTCCTTAATGGGAATGTCCTCCACCAAGGGCAAGTACAAAGCCTTTTCCACCTGTGGATCTCACCTCTGTGTGGTCTCCTTGTTCTATGGAACAGGACTTGGGGTCTATCTGAGTTCTGCTGTGACCCATTCTTCCCAGAGCAGCTCCACCGCCTCAGTGATGTACGCCATGgtcacccccatgctgaaccCCTTCATCTACAGCCTGAGGAACAAGGATGTGAAGGGGGCCCTGGAAAGACTCCTCAGCAGGGCCGACTCTTGTCCATGA